A window of Pyrus communis chromosome 3, drPyrComm1.1, whole genome shotgun sequence genomic DNA:
AAAATACAGCAATGCGCCCACACGCAggcactggaatggtgttaaagacattttctgcTACCTCAAGGGTATAACAGATTTAGGCTTGTTCTATGCCTGTGAATCTCCAAGTGTTGCTGCCCTTTATGGTCTTCAGGTTGATTCTCATCTTGTTGGTTACGCAAATGATGGATATCTGTCTGACGCACATAGGGCATGTTCCTAAataggttatgtctttaccattggaaACACctctatatcttggaggtctactaAGCAAACGCTAGTTACAACTTCGTCGAACCAAGTTGAGATTCTCACCCTTCATGAAGCATAGCGTTAGTGCTTTTGGCTGAGAGaagttatggaacatattcaaagcactagtggtcttacatcaATCGTTGACCTTTCTatgacgatctttgaagacaatgcagcatgtatcaAGCAGTtgaagaagggatacatcacgggagacaacaccaagcacatattgctgaagttcttttactcacaccagcaacagcagcatcaaaacattgaagtcaagtaaatccgttcccaggacaacctggccgatctcttcaccaagtcattgcccaagtctacatttcagaagctcgtccaagggatcgatatgcgtaaattatctgagttggatcgcttgtagttctcttatttagaagttatgtctaactcaaggggagtatctAGAAGCATACTCATATGATCTTAATGTATTATTTTCCCTacgattatgagcatttttcccactaggtttttgctacctaacgaggttttaaaGAGGCACCCATTCTGGAATGATCATACTCCATTGAGTTCATTACTTTCATCCTATTTGACgcttgttttagacattatgtatacttctcacttttctccttagtctatgggttttaccatagcgaggttttgtgagttttactacaaatgcatacttcactTAAATTTGAGACTTGCGATCACCCATTGTgtcgatgacttcatcaactattctaccttatctgctgaagatctgatgcgatggtttgttgactatttacacactcaaaggggagtgttgcagtcatatttagaataggaatgtgattgtgtaaatcctagtagatatgggaatgtatcttatattcctattagaagaagattacctattaaatggtGAAATCCTAGTAGATTACCTatcatactactataaataaaggcccagtggggtgaatcaaacacacctcacaattaaatcaatctctcttctctctaattGTAGCtggccccctctctctctaaaccctagatcattcaatcaaataggcctacaacaaaatagtcaatttttataaaagaTGAGTGATTTCTATCTTCACTATTTGCTTTctctatttatatttattatttattatttgacACGTGTATTCAActaacaaattaaattatataattaatccattaaattcataaattttGCAGTCATATTTGGAATAAGAATGTAATTGTGTCAATTCAAGTGTATCTaagaatatattttatattccttttagtagtctaattcctattagagttgtaatcctaaaagggtaaagATTTTACCTatcttactactataaataaagacacaatgggggtgatacaacacacacctcacaattaaatctttcTCTCACTACCGCCAGCCTCCCTCTCTTTATTCCCTTATAATAGCTTagttaaataggcctacaacacattatcagcatgTTCTTGCCAAAAGCTGAGGTATTGACGGTTCGTAAGAGGATGATATCTTCTATAAAATTCAAAGGctcttatttattttctgccaatcaggtacgcttaaaataaaggaagatatttgaaacgtccacgaagcatgaaaatCTTCTATAAAATTCAAGGGCTCTTATTTGTTTTCAAccaattaggtacgcttaaaataaaggaagatatttgaaacatccacgaagcatgaaaacattccccatgatgcgtGAACCCCTTTATTCatttcgatatatatatatatatattgtatatgtttcatatgtgtgtgtgtgtgtgtgtgtgtgtgtgtgtgtgtgtttcatGCACTACGCAATTatattgctatgtggaattgtgagtcaaagcatataaataaattagaagcaggTTAAGGTTTTTCACACCCTAGAaaagttgaagaagaaaaaaattgggaaACATGCAGCATGGCCTCCACACCACCACCGTGGTGCCGCCGAGCACGCCACCAGGATAATGTCATTTCAACGTCATGACTATAGCAACAACCCTTTGGACTTTGCTACAACTACATAGACACACCAGGCATTTGGCCTGGTTGACTTACACTAGCTTGAAGCCAGCCTCTCTTCACAGAAAGCCTGCAACCTTTCTTGGCTTTGTCCTGCGCCTTAGGCCTGCTTGAAGTAAGCCCATCTGCTTGTTGGGCTTTGACCTCGCCTAGGCCTGCTTGCCCACAGCTTTTGCTGCTAAGCTCGGCTTGTCCCAACCCAAAACTAGCTTTAGCTGGGTTTCCTGGACTAACCCAAGGCCAGCTTTCGCTTAGCCTGCACTTGTGTCCAATTTTCGGCCCAATGCCAGCAGCCTTGGCTGCTGGGCTCACCCAAACCACTCAGCCCGAGGCCTACAATCCTCCCTGATGCCCAATAAGCCTGCAACCAAATCTGCAGGGCTCCACTTTagcattattttgcttccacgatCGACTCCATTTGGTCCCGATctcttgaattaattaaagtgacatgcagtccattaatatgataattaatccaaaattattgaccagAAGATcatttttggacattaacgattcaataatttatttttatactttgaaccattGGCATCCTTTCGTAGTCTCGAatctctcacacttgagttcctgaagcaactcaaatccactacacttaaattaGCATATTGCATTCTATATTCTTACAGGAACCTCTCCTTTATGAACTAATTGtctataaaactaaattgaatctgtagtttcatatttagtgcctttgaaacccgaacttttcattcaaaacttaccacatgaaacctaaagctttcatgcataaattaaaccaatacatgtctatagaacctaAATGTTCTACGATGTATGTCTATGAATTACCATATGAATAACCATGTTTCAATTGTACCCtccgttttagggacatgtcgaccttgaacaagctcgatttcaccgCTCTAGAAGAAACTActtgaagtgggttcaagatgtgaagctccatctcatTGCAAAGGGAATTAAAGCCACTATCGAGGCACATACCGACGACAAACCTGCCGACGAAGCTTAGAAagctactgcaatgatctttatttaaaaacacatctATGATGCTTTGTAAACCGAGTACCTTGCTGAAGTGGACCCACGCACCATCTGGTCTGCTCTGGCCAACCGTTTCGATCACTAGAAAGACGTCTACTTGCCTAAAGTAAGACACGACTGGCAGTATcttcgcttccaagactttaattccgtgaatgaatacaactctgaagtttgtagaattcGATCACTACTGAAGTTCTGTAAAGTGAAACTAACCGAATCAGATATCCTGGAAaatacctattcgaccttccatgccactaatattgtcctgcaacaaTAATATAGGGCAcagaagttcaccaaattttcgAATTTatttctgttttacttctcgctgaaaagtaaaatcagtttttgatgaagaatcatcaagctcgaccgaCTGGCTCGAATGCGCGCCTGAAGCGCATACGACTAATTCTAACAACCACAAATGACGGCAAGCCCTAAGTTCAACAGAATCAAGGCCCACCCAATGGaggaaatttgacccataagCGCCAACCATTTGCccctaaggccccaaacttcaagaacaaaggaaaagataTCGTTCAATCAACTTCCACTGAAATTGACATGTGTTAACGCTATGGATCAAGGGATCATTATTCATGCGTATGCCGAGCTACCCCCGAGGCTATTGTCAAGTATCATTCCcgtcgtgagtctaactttgcacatgtggaTCATCTGGAAGATGCTACAACATCCATGGAGATATTAGATTTTCAGGAGGCATCAACTTATATGGATGAATAAATTTTAGACATGTTTTAGGGTGTTTTACACCTAATGGCCGAACCCATTAGGAGTGGCCGGACCCCTTATtttttaggtttatggtttaattctggacaatttttctaagcATACAGAAAGGCTCGTATCATGTTGTCCAATAGTACCATCTTAACCATTAAACAGGCCATCTATCCTCCACATTCTGAAAGAACATTgatgagttttagagatattcgaaataatcaatatcatattgaaaccactgaagataatGATTCTGAATatctttgtatcacttcataCAAATgtggccagaagcgtattcacGAGAAGTTGAAACATCTGTtgagtgggttgtacatcaaAACCATTTACGGCATAGAAGCCACCAAGTGGCCGGCCCTATGCCTAAGCTTCAGaacactttgctgctttggcatgaccataTGGGACATCTCGGACATGATATGATGTGCGATATCTTCAAATCATCATATGGGCATCATTTACATCCCTACGTTGGATTCCCGCCATGGAAAGCGAGTTCTTTGGGGAAGTTTAATACTCAACCCTcgattacaaagattattcacaaccCTCCTAAGTTTCTTCAGATGATTCAATGGGATATTTGTGGACTTATCCAACTAACATATGGACCAtatagatactttatggtgttaGTTGATACATCGACACGATGATCACATGTTTGCCTGTTGTCCACATGTAACGTTGCATTTGCAAAACTTCTAGCATAAATTATTAAGttaagggctcaccaccctaattatccgATCAAGTTGATTCGACTGGATAACGCTGAAGATTTTACGTCACAGACTTTTGATGATTAATGCATACCAGTAGAGATTAAAATGgaacatcatgtaccccatgttcacacccaaaacagCCTGGCATAAGCTTTCATAAAGTTTCTTCAATTGATAGCTTGAACTTTGGCTATGCGAACCAAACTGCCGGTATctacctagggctatgcaatattgcacacaACTATATTGGTCCGCCTGATGCCCACCACTACCCAACCTTATTCATTgctacagttggttactggatatAAGCCTGACGTCTCGCATTTACATGTGTTTGGGTACGCAATTAATGTGCCAATAGCGTCGtcactacgtaccaaaatgggttttcagagaaaaatgggaatctatgttggttatgattcacCATCAATTGTTCGCTATTTAGAACCCCTGacaggagatctctttaccgTACATTTCGTGGATTGTCATTTTGATGAGATAGTTTTTCGGTCATTAGGGAGAGATAATCATGCAAACGTTCTTGGATAACGCTGTGAAGTGTCGTCgtatgctcccactatgtctcatttagatccccgtaCTACCTAGTCTAAAACTGAGGAACGACGAATTATACATCTTTAGAACATTGCTCAGAGCATGCTagatgcttttaatgatctagcaaaggtgacaagatcacatatacccgctGTAAACACACAtgcaaggatagatgtacccTGCATACGTCACAATCCCGCCTAGGAAGGCCATGCCGCACCTTCGACACGACCCAATACATTGgcagctagccaatcatctgctctGACCTTGAAGCTTGGCAAACCCCCTGGtttaaaggattcacaaccctgGAAGAGAAAATCGGCACCAACTAGTGACCCTTTGTTTGAATCGGACCATCGTTCACTCATCTGTTtcaacgcatgaggttattctagattacagtGATATCTTAGATGAGACAAACCGACCTCCCGAGAATCGCAAGATTTCAATCCATTACGCAATATTGGATAAGGTTTGAAAtcgaaatgagatgatcgtcgatgATGCATTTGTGTACATAATAGTTgctgacatcatgcttagcgatgacattgaaccacgttctgttgatgaatgccgACGTAGAACGGAGTGGCTACAAGTAGGTTTTCATGATGAATGCAAAACAtaaagtgtttggacctatagttcctacaccaccacatgtgaagcccgttggctacaagtgggttttcgtgatGAAGCATAATAAGAAGAATGAAATAATGTGATACAAAGCACACCTCGTAGCGTAAGGCTTCTCTCAGTaccctggaattgattatgaggagatgTATTCCCATGTAATGGACGTTATAACGTTCCACTACCTATTCAGTTTGGTAGTTTataaaaaactgaatatgcagcttgTGGACATAGTAATTGCATATCTCTATGAAGATCTAGATATggaaatctacatgaaagttccagaaagacttccattgactggttcaaatagttctagaccacggaaCACTCTCTTTATTAGATTGAGGAAATCACTCTACGGATTAAATGGCAGATGTGGTATAACAgcctgagtgaatatttgacaagtcagggttatgttaacaacgaattatgcccatatgtgttcataaagaagtcatatTTCAGATTTGCGATCGCTGCAGTTTATGTCaacgacatgaacctcatcagAACTTCCATAGAGCTTAAGGAAATTGCCGCGCacttgaaatcggaatttgagatgaaagatcttgggaaaactcgatattgcctcgacctggagattgaacattgtttagatggaatcttagtacatcaatcaaactacacccaaaaggtgttgcgacattttaatgaggataaagcgaagccttcgagtactcctatggtcgttcggactctagatgctaaacgagatcccttctgtCCAAAGGAAGATGAGGAAaagattttggaacccaaagttccatacctaagtgcaattggggctttattgtacttggctcaatgcactagacctgacatctccttcgttgttaatcttttggctagatataGCAACGCGCCTAACGCAggcactggaatggtgttaagGACATTTTCCGATACCTTAAGGGTACGAcgaatttgggcttgttctatactCGTGAATCTTCGAGAGTTGCCACCCTCCTTAGTTCTCGGATTGATTCCCACCTTGTTAGTTACATGGATACTAGATATATACCTAACCCACATAGGGCACATTCTCAAACgggctatgtctttaccgtttGAGACACTGCTATATCTtagaggtctaccaagcaaacgctaGTTGTGACTTCTTCAAACCATGTTGAGATTCtcgccctgcatgaagcatcgcgtgagtgcttttggttgagagcagttatggaacatattcaAAGCACTACTTGTCTTACTTTTGTCATTGACCTTCCTAAGACGATCTTTAAAGATAATGCAGCGTGTATTGAGCAGTTAAAGAaaggatacatcaagggagacaacaccaagcacatagcgtcaaagttcttttattctcaccagcaacaacagcatcagaacattgaagtcaagcaaatctaTTCTCAGGACAAcctggccgatctcttcaccaagtcattgcccaagtctacttttcataagcttgtccaaggaatcggtatagGTAAATTATCTAAATTGAATtccttgtagttctcttatttggaaattatgtctaactcagggggagtatccagaagtatactcacctgatcttaatgtacttttttcgtacgattaggagcatttttcccactgggttttttcTACCTAATGAGGTTTTAACAAGGTACCTATTCTGGGATGATtatactccgttgagttcactGTTGTCGTCctgtttgacgtttgttttagacattatacatacttctcacttttctccttagtctatgggctTTCCTcatgccttgggttttaccatagcaaggttttgtgagttttactaccaatgcatactttctttatatttgagactcgcattcaccCGTTGTGCCgccaacttcatcaactgttttACCTTATCTGatgaagatctgatgcgatgttttgtttgaatatttacgtactcaagggggagtgttgttgTCATATTTggaatatgaatgtgattgtgtaaatcctggTGTGTCTAAGgatatattttatattccttTTAGTAGTCTAATTCCTATTAGAGTTATAATTCTAAAGGGGTTAggattttacctatcctactactataaataaaggcacaatgggggtgatacaacacactcctcacaattaaatctctctcttctctctctcactaccGCCGGCCTCCCTCTCTCTATTTTCTTAGAATAACTCagttaaataggcctacaacaataAATTCTAATTTTCCACCTTACAAACATGAATTTGTAGATTCATCTTATTAACATGTGAAACTAGCATTCATCTTATTAACATGTGTCATTTGATGAGTGAGAAAGGTAAATAGgaaggaaaaatggaagagataGCTACCATTCATCTTATTAACATGTGAGACCACGGAAACCTTTTAATTAAGGCTTTATACTCAATTTTATAAGAATTGGATTTTTTcagtaatatatttttaatttagtaTGTCTAAATGGTATTGATGAGAAACCTTAATAAGAAATCAAAATCTATCATTAGTAATCCTGCAACTTcatgatattattattattgggaTAGTTTATTTGGATGATTTACTATACGAATATAGGCAGTACAGTCAGGCAAGTTGGTCGGTGATAACATATCCAATACTACTGTATAATTTGACAACATGGTTTCTAGTAGATATTTTAGATACTTCCACCCCTTCAGAACTCAAGGCAGTTTCACAGTAACCTGCAGCATCGCCTGCAATTTTGACATCATAGTTGGCCGTCAAAGGATCCTCATCTATCTCTTTTTTGGCGCTATTGAATGAACCAACCACACCGCCGTAAAAATAAGAACACAGCTTAATTGGCTTCCTGGGATCACTCTTGAGTAAATTGTTCATGAAGTTTTGGCTATCTTTTGCATTCGCTATAGCTAACTCAAGAGCTACTATAGCAAGCTCCTTGTAATTCGATGCTGAACTAGATCGAGGATCGGAGTCGAAAGCTTTTAGGCATTCAGAGTTACTGATGGTCTTTTTGCAAACAGTTTCAACCAGATGAATTGATGCATTCATAGGTGAAGGTGAAGAGAGAAACAAGAACGAAGAGGTAAAAAAGAATGGTAACACATAGTGAATTGGGGACTCCATTTGATGCATTTAGTGAATATCTTGGCGGATATGATTGTGCTCTTTCCTCTATATAGTGGTGAGTAGTAATGGGATACtactaaattcattgaatacTCACGTACAAAGAATTCAGATTTACAAaactaataaataaatttagaaaTACTTAAAATTCATAACAACGTATATAATGTCTTCTAAAAAGAGTGAATTTGGAACATATTTCTTATGGTCAGAACCCTGAACTTAAAAAGGGTGTTTAGTGCTTTTGTTCGAAACACGTCGAAAGTTAGCAAGTGTATTTAGAAGGCACTTTTATGACTCAAAAATACTAATTTTTAgagaaactaataaaaaaaggattcaatactttaatttttaaccaaaagcattcaaataaatttacttaataGTTAGAACAAAACAAATGACACATTCCACACGTCACATGTTACATGCCACACACACCGACACGCGAGCCTCTTTCACGTGGTCTGTAAATtttgtctctttctctctctttcgatTAGCATTGTCAGttattttttctgttttccCCTACAaattctttcccttttttctctttcacatctctctctcacctGTTTCAcataagctctctctctcttttttctctccctctcttctttttatttataagaaaataaaacactAGATAGAGTGACCGCTATCATAACCCAATTCCAATACAATCGAACAAGAAAGCTTTTCTTGTCACAAAAGCAAGGTCCTACCCAAATATGGAAGTTATCAAAACTAAAACTAGTACTAGTAATTGTATTAGCCAAAAAGTTAGTCTGCCTATAAACATGGTTCAATGAAATGGCTTCAAACGTGGTCGCCAACCACTTGATATCTTGAATTTTGTTCCTTAGACGCCAAGGGGTGAAGCATAATTAGTTACTAATTTTCAACAAATATTTAGAATTATTGAATATTTTTTAGTAAATATTTTAAGAATAGTGATTGTTGGCTAAAGATCGCtctttgttttaaaaatattgattttttctcaacaaatattttaaaaatagtgattctttttcaataaatatttttaaattcatttttttcaataaatattctaAAATAGTGACTATTTctcaattaatattttaaaaatattgatttttttaatta
This region includes:
- the LOC137729067 gene encoding pectinesterase inhibitor-like; this translates as MESPIHYVLPFFFTSSFLFLSSPSPMNASIHLVETVCKKTISNSECLKAFDSDPRSSSASNYKELAIVALELAIANAKDSQNFMNNLLKSDPRKPIKLCSYFYGGVVGSFNSAKKEIDEDPLTANYDVKIAGDAAGYCETALSSEGVEVSKISTRNHVVKLYSSIGYVITDQLA